The Cyclobacteriaceae bacterium genome includes a region encoding these proteins:
- a CDS encoding fibronectin type III domain-containing protein — MKKWGILLIFVAIACQDNEADAPELFPDNAQQIGATSVVMGAEIKEIGPVRPVNFGFLWDTQSDLSVINSKNKIVLGSTSEARKFSIKLDNLTPATTYFYRGFAANADYSKIYYSSIVSFTTLP; from the coding sequence ATGAAGAAGTGGGGTATTCTTTTAATTTTCGTTGCTATTGCCTGCCAGGACAATGAAGCAGATGCACCGGAGTTGTTTCCGGACAACGCACAGCAAATAGGAGCGACCAGCGTGGTAATGGGTGCAGAGATAAAGGAGATCGGTCCGGTCCGTCCTGTCAACTTTGGTTTCCTTTGGGATACCCAATCAGACCTATCTGTCATCAACTCAAAGAATAAAATAGTGCTCGGGTCTACCAGTGAGGCAAGAAAATTCAGCATCAAACTCGATAACCTTACGCCGGCCACTACTTATTTTTATAGAGGATTCGCGGCAAACGCTGACTATTCAAAGATCTATTATAGCAGTATCGTCTCTTTTACTACACTTCCCTGA
- a CDS encoding FtsX-like permease family protein, whose product MLKNYLRMARRSLLKNRVFSFINIFGLGVGIAAFLFIIHYVRFEKSYEEYNPNADRVFRVTLDIYNGTEYVMTDCETHPGFGPLVKERIPEVVDFARMFHNDGLQEIRVGDDKFLDEGIYFADPSAFEVFGIKTLKGDSRNALVEPFQAVLSTSVVKKYFGNIDPLGKSIEIDRKLYQITAVMADCPANTHLKFGILLSHSTMYKINEWYRDDNWGGNNEFTYFLMVPGASVNDFNKKLLIIADELKEKIDYSRYTAEPIKDIHLYSNKSFEPEPNGSIKIVYFMITIALFIVVIAWVNYVNLSTAKAIERGKEVGIRKVMGSVKHQLVFQFLSESFIVNLIAGILALFLFWIALPMFRDITGQSLPLNFVNDINFWLLLTGLIFFGSVLAGLYPAFVLSSFQPATILKGKFQSSARGQQLRKALVVFQFGATIVLMVCLIAVYAQINFLRDIDLGMNIDQTLAIRAPRTNAADSVYKVSFQNFKTELLQNSSVKKVGRSDALPGLSVHELSTTTFRKFGEEKSKGNYEYYYFSADADFIPALGMSLVEGKNFEDGLPNTDQVIINEEAARQLGYTSAEEAIGGRITFRTRNVEYSTIVGVLKNFYQRSPKEKQMPILLYYRERSDYFSIRLNTQNVEESIATIKELWTKNYPDVLFHYFFIDEVYNSQYQSDAQFGKIVAIFSALAIFIACLGLFGLSSYTIVQRAKEIGIRKVLGASVHQIVQLLSADFMKVILVASIVAIPIAYFIIHEWLMTYSVRVTLNVWMFGIPMIVILMIAFLTVSFQTIKTAIANPVKSLKQD is encoded by the coding sequence ATGTTAAAAAACTATCTGAGAATGGCGAGACGTAGCCTGCTCAAAAACAGAGTCTTCTCATTTATAAATATTTTCGGATTAGGTGTTGGTATAGCAGCCTTCCTGTTCATCATTCATTATGTAAGATTTGAAAAAAGCTATGAGGAGTATAATCCCAATGCTGATCGCGTCTTCCGTGTCACACTGGACATTTATAATGGAACGGAGTATGTAATGACTGATTGTGAAACTCATCCTGGTTTTGGCCCTCTGGTCAAAGAGAGAATTCCTGAGGTAGTTGATTTTGCAAGAATGTTTCACAATGATGGCCTTCAGGAGATAAGAGTCGGCGACGATAAATTTCTTGATGAGGGAATTTATTTTGCTGATCCTTCAGCTTTTGAAGTATTCGGTATTAAGACTCTGAAGGGTGATTCGAGGAATGCACTTGTTGAGCCATTTCAGGCAGTGCTTTCAACTTCCGTGGTTAAAAAGTATTTCGGCAACATAGACCCACTGGGAAAATCAATTGAGATTGATAGAAAATTGTATCAAATAACGGCGGTGATGGCGGACTGCCCCGCCAATACTCATTTGAAATTCGGAATACTCCTTTCTCATTCGACCATGTATAAGATCAATGAATGGTATCGTGATGATAATTGGGGTGGTAATAATGAGTTTACTTATTTTTTAATGGTTCCGGGGGCAAGTGTAAATGACTTTAACAAAAAGCTTCTAATAATAGCCGATGAGCTAAAGGAAAAAATTGATTATTCCCGATACACTGCGGAGCCCATCAAAGACATTCACCTCTATTCAAATAAGTCATTTGAGCCAGAGCCAAACGGCAGCATCAAAATAGTTTATTTCATGATTACTATTGCCCTGTTCATAGTAGTTATTGCATGGGTAAATTATGTTAATCTCTCTACGGCAAAGGCAATTGAAAGAGGAAAGGAAGTAGGGATCAGAAAAGTAATGGGATCCGTAAAGCATCAGCTTGTTTTCCAGTTCTTGTCAGAATCATTCATTGTAAATCTAATCGCTGGTATTCTTGCTTTGTTTTTGTTCTGGATTGCTTTGCCGATGTTCCGTGATATTACAGGCCAATCCCTTCCATTAAATTTTGTCAATGACATTAATTTCTGGCTCTTATTAACTGGATTGATCTTCTTTGGATCAGTGCTTGCCGGATTGTACCCTGCCTTTGTTCTGTCATCTTTTCAACCCGCAACAATCCTAAAAGGCAAATTCCAGTCGTCAGCAAGAGGACAGCAGCTTCGCAAAGCACTGGTAGTATTTCAATTTGGTGCTACGATTGTTCTAATGGTGTGTCTTATTGCTGTTTACGCGCAAATAAATTTTCTCAGAGACATCGACCTTGGAATGAACATAGATCAGACTCTTGCGATACGCGCCCCTCGTACCAATGCCGCCGATTCAGTCTATAAAGTCTCTTTTCAGAATTTTAAAACGGAGCTTCTTCAGAATTCATCCGTTAAAAAAGTAGGCAGGTCGGATGCTTTGCCAGGATTAAGTGTGCACGAACTTAGTACTACCACTTTCAGAAAATTTGGCGAAGAGAAGTCGAAGGGAAATTATGAGTATTATTATTTCAGTGCTGATGCTGATTTTATCCCTGCACTTGGAATGAGCCTGGTAGAGGGAAAGAATTTTGAAGATGGCCTTCCTAATACGGATCAGGTAATTATTAATGAGGAAGCGGCACGTCAACTCGGATACACATCAGCGGAAGAAGCAATTGGTGGAAGGATTACTTTCAGAACCCGCAATGTAGAATACTCAACAATCGTTGGGGTCCTGAAGAATTTTTATCAACGATCTCCAAAGGAAAAGCAGATGCCGATACTTCTCTACTACCGTGAAAGATCAGATTATTTTAGTATTCGACTAAATACTCAAAACGTTGAGGAAAGTATTGCTACCATAAAAGAGCTATGGACTAAAAACTACCCGGACGTTTTGTTCCATTACTTCTTTATAGATGAAGTTTATAATAGTCAATACCAAAGCGATGCTCAGTTTGGAAAAATTGTAGCTATTTTTTCTGCTCTTGCCATATTCATTGCCTGTCTTGGATTATTTGGACTATCATCCTATACAATAGTCCAGCGGGCAAAGGAAATTGGAATACGCAAGGTTCTCGGCGCATCTGTGCATCAGATTGTTCAGTTACTTTCAGCTGACTTCATGAAAGTCATTCTTGTCGCATCGATTGTTGCCATACCCATTGCCTATTTTATAATTCACGAATGGCTTATGACTTATTCTGTCAGGGTAACTCTGAATGTGTGGATGTTTGGAATTCCCATGATCGTAATATTGATGATAGCATTCCTTACAGTTAGTTTTCAGACAATTAAGACAGCTATTGCGAATCCTGTGAAGTCATTGAAGCAGGATTGA